The genomic segment AATGCTAAATTGGCTAAATAGATAATGTTCTTTTGTAATCTACAGGAAGTATACAAGGATGCTAACACGCAGGTAAACACACTGAGAAGGATGGTGAAGGAGAAGGACGAGGCCATTCAGAGGCAAAGCAATCTCGAGAAGAAGATTCATGAACTGGAGAAGCAAGGAACTATCAAGATCCAGAAGAAGAGCGATGGGGATATTGCTATCCTGGCCTCTGCTTCGTCCACTAATGGTGTGCTGGCAGGGATGGAGGGCACAGGAGGAATGCATATCGGTGCCACGATTGGTCTTGAAGGGCCCAGTAATGGGGAAAGACCTGGCATGAACATaccaccacccccacctccacctccacccaTGCCTGCATCTAGTGAGTTATTTGGCCACACTTTTGTAGTTTGTCAAGTTATTATTTAGTAAACAAGTGCACCAAAACTGAATTAGCCCATTCATGTTTAGACTGTAGCTTTACTGTTTAGAAGTAACTGGCGTTTGAAGTTCAGGTTGTGTGATGTTGAAGTTCAGGCTGTGTTTGGGTCTTTGCAGTGTTTTATAGGCTTTTATATGAGGACGATAACAAGCATCACTGCCTTTACCTCCAGCACTTCTCTTTTGGGTCATTCCCCAAGTGAGCAATAGAGGCAGAACAAATGGAGCAGACAATGCAAATGACTTTATATTTGCTGTTTACTGATTGAATCTCTGTGGGAAAATACCCTTTGGCAGGCTATCATAGCAaatgtctttctttttattcttcttttgtTGCTTTTaccatttcttttttcccttctcctttacttgcttttctctttttcgtcTCTCTTGCTCCTTTTGACAGTGCTCTCTGTTCTGGATCATTCTACTTTCGCGAAGTAGTTACATGTTcgttttctctatttcttttctttttgtctttcctgTGATTCCTGTGACGCTCTCATCTCACTTTTGTTCACTCTTCCAGTACCAAACGGTCCATCAGCTGTCCCCGAgccgcctcctcctcctcctcctcccccacctcctcctcctctccctggTCCTGCTACAGAAGTGTCTGTGCCCCttccaccacctcctcctcccATGGCACCTCCACTGCCCGGCTGTGGGTCTCCTACAGTCATCTTCAACTCAGGACTAGCAGGTAAGACTCTTCATACAGGAGCACTTCACTTCAGAGTAAACAGGTTCCACTTATGCTGCAGTTAAAATGGAACAGATAGTGTCAAAGTGCTCAGTAAATATGTGATTATGATCATTATTTCCATTGTATGGTCCTCTTATCTCCTGTTATCTCCAGGGTTATTACAGTTAACTAAAACTAATACTAAAATGAAAgctaacattaaaaatgtgtttcttaaattgtaataaaaatgaaaaggtccgtttttaaaaacctgaagacgaaatgaaaactttaaaactaACAAAagagttactgaaaaaaaaataacatttagtttttgtttttcagtgcatgAGAGTTTAAAACAGATCCCTCTGTGTTTGGCTGTATTTTAAGAAAAGTTGGTGCCAAGCCTAGTTATCACTAGGGATGTGCATGGTTGTTCAAATATACTAATATTCAAACTGATCTTAGTATCTGTTTACTTAATTAGGTAGTTAAATAATAATGTTGTTTGGGATTAATGATGGTGaacaatcattttaaaatacattttcaagacACAAGCAGCTGATATTGCATCTCGCCAAGCTTGTGCCAGGTGATGGTTAACCAAGTTACTGTAGTAACAATCCTTATGCCAGTTTAAAATCATTGTCAATTAATTGATTTAATACATGCAAAACCATTGCAAGATACTCGTATTCCCACATGTGAACATAACTGACCTTTAAACATATTGAGTGATGTGATATGCTGCATGTATTGGGTCTAAATGAGATTGAAATGCAGCCGTTGAGCTTTGCTGCTTAAGTGGACTTGTTCCTGCGGGTAGATATCAAGCCTGGACAAAAATCTGCCAATATTACAGTACCTTTTAAGTACATCCTCAGACCACAGTGTCAGGTTTCAGCAACTTCAGTTCTTGGGAAAAACACGGGCAAAAACCTCACAGCTTTCGTATGTGAGGTGAAATTGGTGATTTCAAATGGCCTCTAATGGCTTTGGAGAAGAAGGTACCAGCCCAAGCTTAGTGGCCACAGTAGGTTAGTAGAGTTCCCGTGACATTACTAGGTTCATTCTTTCTTACTagattaaatgtattttcatgtccaaaaaaaaaaaagaaatcaaacagCTACATGTTTATGTTCTTTAATTTCACAAATTTTAAGATTTACAGTGTCTCTATATGTATTTGCTCTCATGTCTGCGTGACCATATACAATATTGCTATTAGAAGTTAAAGCAACCTACCAGCCGTTTTTAATCTGTTTACCATGGTTAGTTAGCCAAATAATAGGTCTCAGGCCTCTACCTGATGTTTAGCAAAATGGCAATACCTGAGTGACGTTATATACAGGAAAACtcgataaacaaaaaaaagtgcatcatttatcatcACCCTTAACACAATAAAGCATTCAGTCAACCGAATGATTGACTATGGATGATGTCTTATGCTAGCTGCATGCGGTGAGTGAACGTTTAAATGCTCATATTTTCTTATTCTAATGAACAATGTAAAATATCCTTGTTGGGTATCTGAGTCCTGTTTGATTGTTTCCATTTTATACACGGTGTCAGTGTAAGGGCACTGTGGTCTGACTGCAGTGTAGAGTGGGGGTGTGTCTCCTCTTAGTGACACGGTGATAATGATCAGTAAGGCTAAGGCTGTTTACTCACTGAGCCTTAACACTGTTTAGCTTCCCAACGAGTCTGGTCAGGTCTGACTGACTCACTCTCAGTCTGATGGAGCCACAGTCTAACTGCTGCTACCATCTTTCCTGTTTTAATGAGAATACTAGAAAACCTTTATTCCCTACCAAGACTAAACAAAGATAGAATAAGAGGAAATGATTTGGTGAAAACTTTCTGGCTGTCAGCATGTGAGTAAGGCTAGAAGTACGAAAAGGCTCATATTGAAAGGCTTTTCCCAGACAGAAGCACCACTCATGTTGCGATTAGCTCAAGAATGACCTTAAACTGACCAGGAATTGGTCAGTGGCTGTTCAGATTTGACTGTGTTAATTCACACCATAAGTGTTATCCCTTTCTGTATCCACTAAGGTGAACTGCTTGTTCACACCATGGTGCCCATAATGTTAAAGTAATGTAAAATTAAACTGGGAAAGTGTTTGTTGCCGTTGCTGTTCCACTTCCCTGTGTTTCACACTTGCCATGGTTGATCTGAGCACTTTTACTGATAATGTAAATTGCTATGCTAGGACAGATTACTCTCCGAGTAGAGTTTTTGTGAGTTTACAGCTTTCTCAAAAAGCATTCATTCCTAGAGTCAAATCAAGTTATGTACTCTTTGATTCTCACCTACACAAGACGGTGTTTACAGGTCTGAGATGAAAGACTAACCTCTTTTTACGTAATGGAAAAAGCCTGATCATGCCCCTGAAAATGGAGGCTACTTTCTTGCTGTTCTTAatgatctttctctctctttgattGTTTCTCTTCTATCTTTTGTGCCAACATAGAGGGACCCATCAAACTGTTCTGTAGGtttgctgtgttgtgtgtttgttctcactgttttgtctttgtatGTGGAATTTGTGGAGATGGTATTTTTAGTTCCAAAGGGCAAACATGCAACAGAAAGCCTGAATCTCTGGCCCAAAGCAGTTCACGTTGATTGTTCATTCTCAAGCCAAGCATGAAATTGGATGCTGTGTTGCAAGATTTTTTCCTTCAGTTTAGCCAGGCTGTTCAAATCCAGACAGGAACATTCTCTAGACCTCACTTTGCATAGTTAAGCAAATGACAGGACATACATGCCAAAATACGAAACCACATGCTCCATGAGGCAGGAGGCCGTTATTCCTACGCTTGTACATTACAGTCAAAGTCCATGACAGCACTCTGAAAGCCTGTGCTCCACAAGCAGACCCAGCCACACTGGGACCAACTCCAGTTCTGTAGCTTCCTCACAGTTTATGTTCCTGTGACGTTTTAGACTCTTATGTTTTGATTGGCCATTGTAGAATTTAAtagattctgattttgattgAGGAGGCTTGTGGAGCATTGAAATGGGCATCAGACTAGGACCATCTCATTTTCTTATAACCGTTTAGGgctaaaaatattatttcacaGTCACCCTTGCACCACTGTCTATGTTCTATGTGTTATAtgtgtgtaatgcatgctgaaACACAGTGGCATGCCACTACAGGTGAATTGTTATCAGATACGGGAAGACTTGCGCAAAAGCAGAATGCAGCCTGCTACGCACTCAGGAACGTATTTCTCAACCCTGACACCCAGCATGGCCACAATATCACAACTGATAACCTGCAGAGGACTTGTAGGAAGCAGCCTGAAGTCACTAGCCTGCTTCAGCAGGGTTGGCTACTAggggagggagaaaaaaaacaatgcagcatGTTAAGATCTGTTGGGGTGAAAAAGTTGTATTGATATACAAAggacagtagtagtagtagtagtagtatctaTAGTAGGTCCTCAATTTATCAATAATACTTTTCATTTTAGTGAGACCAAAGCTAGTGACATTGATAGGAGCAGGGGAAACCACTGGGCAATCTTTAACCAGGACCATGATTGAGAACCATTGACATAGTGAATTAAACTAGTATTGTCCAGCAGAAGTTGATTTCCCGTTTAGGGATTACTATAACAAAAAGAGTTCTTGcttcaatataaaaatgatatatatatatatatatatatgcagaaatatatatctgcaatttccccctgggatcaataaaggaatctgaatatAAAATGAACACGCTTTGTTACAAAAATAGAGAAAGTTTCTTTTTGGAGGGATAACTTGCAATGAAAAGTACACATCAAAAAATGATCTTGGCAAATAACATCTTAAATATGATCAATATATCTGACATGCCTTATTATGAGATTATTGTAGGTCTGTTTTAAGGTTATTCTGCTTATTTGTAGATTTTTTGCCAAGTATTTTATTCTGTGTAGaaattctctcattctgttgCCAGATAATGTTGCTTTGTTCAAGTATGCATAAGATATAAAGAAATAATCTTCTGTCTCCCAATAGGATGAAAATTTTCTCTagataaaatcatttaaacagtaTCATAATAAGAagtattagatatattgactagatttaagttGATATCAGTTGCCAAgttatcatttttttgcagtgtaatatGTTGCCATATGTCATATCACAAATCTTTAGAAATCACATTGTGGCTTGTGATATCATGTCACATGACCTCTAgtgattcccacccctagtgGCTACTCTCCTCCTAAAGAGCCCCAAATTGAAATGACTGTACATGGTAGATACCTCACACCATACAGACTGTACTACAGTTCACAACACAGCTACATAATGCAGTCACTTCATATTTAACCTTAGCCATTAATATATTAATCTGTTCCAGCGTTGCATAGAATATCCTATTGTATCCTTTTAGAATAGTTATTAGCTGAATCAGATGTGCTCAGCCAAGGGAGCAAAAGCCTTGTGGCAGAACACACTGACTCTTATGACAGGAaggtctctctcattctctctctcattctcttgtGCTAAGGCTGTTCAGTCAAATCCTAATAGAATCATCACTCAGCACATGGGAAATAAGTCCCTCTCATTCGCTCCCTGTCACTTCACTATGATTGAATGCAGCCCTAGACAAAAAGCTCGACTATGTTTGTCCTGCTTTCTGCTTTCTAATTGTTCACAAGGAGCTTCACTCTCAATATTGAAGCCTTTACCCTTCTCCCATGTTTGCCCACAGTTACCCTGCTCGATAAGGTATTTCCCACCAGCCCTACATCAGCACTTATTTACTCAGTCCTGTGCTTGATATTGAATGAGACTTCATTTCTACAATGTCTGGTCTAATATCCGAAATACATGCTTTTTGTCCCATAGCCGTGAAAATTAAGAAGCCAATTAAAACCAAGTTCCGCATGCCTGTGTTTAACTGGGTGGCACTGAAGCCCAACCAGATCAATGGCACTGTCTTCAATGAGATTGATGACGAGAGGATACTGGAGGTAAGAGTCCTCAAGCTACCCTAAAAAAATTACACCACAGTCATTGCTTACTGTCATGACAGCTGACGTAAACCCACAAAATGTTGCTGTCGGAAAATTAAACCACAATTCCAAAACAGTAATTTTACTGGACAAGGACAGTTTTTcgtaaattaaaatgtaacacGATTTTTTTCTGAGCAATTTTGATCACTTGTGTAGGTCCATTTATCATTAAATCTGAACACAATACAAGGATAACTGGAGTTTTCAATTTGTGCAAAAAGTATAAAAAGACTAATTGTAAGAAGTTTTTGTGCACCAGGAGAGGTAAACATTTATTAAGGCTTATTCGGAAAGACGCTGTCCATCATAAAGGCTGCTCTTATCAACTTTGATGATATAACGCCAGGTGatggttgttttttgtgatgacactttttttttagctaaaTGACTGGAATAGCATGTTAAAAACTGACTTCGTAGCTCAGTGTGCTCAAATCTTACAAATCGTAAAATgaaactcattttaaaccagaggcagaaaatgctcatttttattcaacCAGCCTGATGTGGCAAGCTATGTCATATATGTGCCAGCTAACCTTAATGAGTGATGATGCCTAGTGGAGTAAGTGTTTATGTAGGTctgtgtcagttgtcatgaaggACTTTACATAAGAGTCATGTAGCCTTACAAACACCGCTCTACACTAGTGCTaccttactttctttcttttatactTGATAATGTGTTTACAAAtctaattgaaaacagtacttGTCATCCTCAAGAAAGAATgcccatttctttctttcttctttaggATCTGAATGTAGATGAGTTTGAAGAGATGTTTAAGACAAGAGCTCAGGGCCCTGCTATCGACGTCACATCCAGCAAGCAGAAGATCATCCAGAAAGGTCCTAATAAAATCTCCTTACTGGATGCTAACAGGGCCAAAAACCTGGCCATCACGCTCCGGAAAGTAGGCAAGACTCCAGAGGAGATCTGCAGAGCCATTCAGATGTAAGTGGTTTCTTAATCCAGGGTTACAGTTATTCTTCATCTGTATGAATGAACAAGAGTTAGTGCCCAGTGgtttttatctgtgtgtgttttatgaatgTGCTTTATGTGTTTTATGAATGTCAGTATGAATCACTCAGAAATGCATCAATAACTGTGACAATAAAAATTGGCCTTCATAtcatttagctttttttgttctttgtgtgtcTCTTGCTTTGCCTCTTTCAGATTTGACTTGCGGACCTTGCCAGTTGACTTTGTAGAGTGTCTGATGCGCTTTATCCCGACGGAGCCTGAAGTGAAGTTGTTGCGCCAgtatgagaaagagaggaagccACTAGAGAGCCTCACAGACGAGGACCGCTTCATGATGCAGTTCAGCAAAATCGAGCGCCTCATGCAGAAGATGACCATCATGGCCTTTGTGGGCAACTTCTGCGAGAGTGTGCAAATGCTCACACCGGTACATAGTACAGACAGAGtgctttgctttttaaaaaccttgcttttgcttttttacCCTAtgctttttctatttcttttgtttgttcacTTTTTCCTTGTTGTTTCTGCATTTTGCAACTCATTTtctatgatatgatatgatttCTGATGCCTGTAGCTTGTAATTCTTTTATgataaatttaattttttatgacGATTATCAGATTCTCTGCTTGATATCAAtgaatttttttcctccttttgaCGCAACAGCAACTACATGCCATCATTGCAGCATCTGTGTCTATCAAGTCTTCACAGAAACTCAAGAAAATCCTGGAGGTTAGTGTGccttggtgtttttttttgtgaccatgcgccgttttaaaacattactaaTGCTTCACTGACTtgaactttttttctatttttcgcTCAGATTATTTTGGCTCTTGGGAACTACATGAACAGCAGTAAAAGAGGAGCAGTGTATGGCTTCAAACTTCAGAGTTTAGACTTGGTAAGACTGAGTTACTTAAGTTGCGCTCATGAAATCCTTATATCAGAATTGCACTGacctcattttgtctctttcAGTTATTAGACACTAAATCCACAGACCGGAAGATAACCCTGCTGCACTACATTGCGAACGTAGTAAAGGAAAAGTACCAGCAGGTGTCACTCTTCTATAATGAGCTCCATTATGTGGAGAAGGCTGCTGCAGGTACAGTAAATAGAtctgacaataaaaaaaactttagatGATCAAAGTTTAAAGCACTTAattgtgaggttttttttttttaaaatcattatttgtctgtttatcatTTTAAGGCAGAGCTTATGAAAAGCATGTCTAATCCTGCAAAATGATAGTTTTCTCTTTCTGACCACACTGTGTGTATGAGACTATgagatctctctgtgttgtagTTTctctggagaatgtgttgctggATGTGAAGGAGCTCCAGAGAGGGATGGATCTGACTAAGAGAGAGTACAGTATGCATGGCCACAATACACTCCTGAAAGACTTCATACAGCACAATGAGAGCAAGCTCAAAAAATTACAGGAGGATGCCAAGATTGCACAGGTACTTACCATTTGTCTGTGAAAGCCCCAGGGTTTCCCATTTATTGGTTCTGTGCATTGgcaaacactcaaacactcagaGTTGAGTTTTTCTCTACAGTGATATTACTGATGTTCTCCTTTAGGATGCCTTTGATGAGGCAGTGAAGTTCTTTGGGGAGAGTTCCAAAACCATGCCCCCGTCAGTGTTCTTCCCAGTGTTTGTGCGCTTTGTGAAGGCATACAGGGTAATGCAGCCAATCACACATCTCCTACATCACTGCCTTTATATATCTAGTATATACCATATGCAATTATGTATCTGTCTATAAATCATAGTCTTATgcaatttttttcttattcagtgtattttaatgcacagttacactaaaacactaagGATAAATTGTGGCCTCTGCAAaatttatggcatattttatattttgttttgttactttCCAATATGTTAGCCTTAGCAAAACCACACTAATATTACACTAAATATTGCAGAAAAATTCCTCATTTAAGTTTAAGAATTCCTAATTTAAGAATTTAACcaggggtgtttaaacttttattttttttatatctaaCCACTAATAAAACTCAATGGTTGTTCAGCACTGCAGATCATCTGCCATTccttctttgttttcttctttcttactATCTTTTGTTCATTCCCTCAGCAAGCAGAGGAGGAAAACgagcagagaaagaggcagGAGCAGATGATGATGGAAAAACTGTTAGAGCAGGAGGCCATGATGGGGCAGGAAGATCAAAAGGTAAAACATACATTGCTTATGTGTGTAAAATTTAAGGGGGTAGTGATGATACAATATTGAAATATTAGGGGTGGAAAAAGGTAGAAACAGTGGAACGATTTGAAAATTGTGATTTGCTGCCATCTGGCTGAATCCTATCTATCTTTGGACAGTTTATAACTCAGTTGCACCGTTTAGTAAGATCGCTCTTTTTTAACATAAACAAGGTACTTTGTggtgttttgtatttaaaaataaccTGAAATTGAAATTGTCATGAAACAATGTCTGATTTTTGATTGTCACCATGCATCGGCAAAAATGATACCAACATTTCACTTCACACTCCCAACACCCCTACCTGTCACTACATGCAAAATGCTGAGCTATCTTAGAAAACTTCCGATACCACGTTTCACTCAGAAAAATGTCAATGCTAAAGATGAATTctgaattacttttaaaaaaatatatatttttccaacaCAGACCAATCTGTGTAGTGTATAATTAAGAGGTCTGTCGAATCCAGACATTTGtaacacataaaatattgaaaattgaatcaaatcaaatcaagacggttaaataaaaaatgtttgatgttaCACCTTTTCTATAAATGTGCTATATGAATGCCCTCTAGCTTCTGGCCTAGTTATAGAAAAGTAGCTGGATGGTATACAAACCCAGCCCTGCAGTTAATCACCACCTTgcttaagggtttttttttttttgacatctgAAAACAGATGCACTGTTCTCCACAGGTTCTGCACAGAAACATATAATTCCTACTTTACACATGGAGACGTCAGAGAGCAGAGTTCTGCTTAAGTTTTACTGTTCCTCTCTGATTCAGCTCTTTTTTGTGTGCCTATGTCTTCAGTCTCCTTCTCATAAGAATAAACGGCAGCAGCAGGAGTTGATAGCTGAATTGAGGAAGAAGCAGGTGAAGGACAGTCGACATGTTTACGAGGGGAAGGACGGAGCTATCGAGGACAT from the Pygocentrus nattereri isolate fPygNat1 chromosome 6, fPygNat1.pri, whole genome shotgun sequence genome contains:
- the fmnl2a gene encoding formin-like protein 2 isoform X3 → MGNAGSMDQHSDMRGHGMPLKLPMPDPGELEEKFAIVLNSMNLPPDKARLLRQYDNEKKWELICDQERFQVKNPPHTYIQKLKSYLDPAVTRKKFRRRVQESTQVLRELEISLRTNHIGWVREFLNEENKGLDVLVEYLSFAQYAVTFDGDSVENGTENAVDKSKSWSRSIEDLHGGSNLPSPITGNISRAGRHSTLRCNTLPSRRTLKNSRLVCKKDDVHVCIMCLRAIMNYQYGFNMVMSHPHAVNEIALSLNNKNPRTKALVLELLAAVCLVRGGHEIILSAFDNFKEVCSENQRFERLMEYFKNEDNNIDFMVACMQFINIVVHSVEDMNFRVHLQYDFTKLCLDEYLDKLKHTESDKLQVQIQAYLDNVFDVGALLEDAETKNAALERVEELEENLSHMTEKLQDTENEAMAKIVELEKQLMQKNKDLDSIREVYKDANTQVNTLRRMVKEKDEAIQRQSNLEKKIHELEKQGTIKIQKKSDGDIAILASASSTNGVLAGMEGTGGMHIGATIGLEGPSNGERPGMNIPPPPPPPPPMPASIPNGPSAVPEPPPPPPPPPPPPPLPGPATEVSVPLPPPPPPMAPPLPGCGSPTVIFNSGLAEGPIKLFSVKIKKPIKTKFRMPVFNWVALKPNQINGTVFNEIDDERILEDLNVDEFEEMFKTRAQGPAIDVTSSKQKIIQKGPNKISLLDANRAKNLAITLRKVGKTPEEICRAIQIFDLRTLPVDFVECLMRFIPTEPEVKLLRQYEKERKPLESLTDEDRFMMQFSKIERLMQKMTIMAFVGNFCESVQMLTPQLHAIIAASVSIKSSQKLKKILEIILALGNYMNSSKRGAVYGFKLQSLDLLLDTKSTDRKITLLHYIANVVKEKYQQVSLFYNELHYVEKAAAVSLENVLLDVKELQRGMDLTKREYSMHGHNTLLKDFIQHNESKLKKLQEDAKIAQDAFDEAVKFFGESSKTMPPSVFFPVFVRFVKAYRQAEEENEQRKRQEQMMMEKLLEQEAMMGQEDQKSPSHKNKRQQQELIAELRKKQVKDSRHVYEGKDGAIEDIITALKKNNITKFPNVHSRVRNSSSSTPVVMDGTQT
- the fmnl2a gene encoding formin-like protein 2 isoform X4 codes for the protein MGNAGSMDQHSDMRGHGMPLKLPMPDPGELEEKFAIVLNSMNLPPDKARLLRQYDNEKKWELICDQERFQVKNPPHTYIQKLKSYLDPAVTRKKFRRRVQESTQVLRELEISLRTNHIGWVREFLNEENKGLDVLVEYLSFAQYAVTFDGDSVENGTENAVDKSKSWSRSIEDLHGGSNLPSPITGNISRAGRHSTLRCNTLPSRRTLKNSRLVCKKDDVHVCIMCLRAIMNYQYGFNMVMSHPHAVNEIALSLNNKNPRTKALVLELLAAVCLVRGGHEIILSAFDNFKEVCSENQRFERLMEYFKNEDNNIDFMVACMQFINIVVHSVEDMNFRVHLQYDFTKLCLDEYLDKLKHTESDKLQVQIQAYLDNVFDVGALLEDAETKNAALERVEELEENLSHMTEKLQDTENEAMAKIVELEKQLMQKNKDLDSIREVYKDANTQVNTLRRMVKEKDEAIQRQSNLEKKIHELEKQGTIKIQKKSDGDIAILASASSTNGVLAGMEGTGGMHIGATIGLEGPSNGERPGMNIPPPPPPPPPMPASIPNGPSAVPEPPPPPPPPPPPPPLPGPATEVSVPLPPPPPPMAPPLPGCGSPTVIFNSGLAAVKIKKPIKTKFRMPVFNWVALKPNQINGTVFNEIDDERILEDLNVDEFEEMFKTRAQGPAIDVTSSKQKIIQKGPNKISLLDANRAKNLAITLRKVGKTPEEICRAIQIFDLRTLPVDFVECLMRFIPTEPEVKLLRQYEKERKPLESLTDEDRFMMQFSKIERLMQKMTIMAFVGNFCESVQMLTPQLHAIIAASVSIKSSQKLKKILEIILALGNYMNSSKRGAVYGFKLQSLDLLLDTKSTDRKITLLHYIANVVKEKYQQVSLFYNELHYVEKAAAVSLENVLLDVKELQRGMDLTKREYSMHGHNTLLKDFIQHNESKLKKLQEDAKIAQDAFDEAVKFFGESSKTMPPSVFFPVFVRFVKAYRQAEEENEQRKRQEQMMMEKLLEQEAMMGQEDQKSPSHKNKRQQQELIAELRKKQVKDSRHVYEGKDGAIEDIITALKKNNITKFPNVHSRVRNSSSSTPVVMDGTQTWAI
- the fmnl2a gene encoding formin-like protein 2 isoform X5; the protein is MGNAGSMDQHSDMRGHGMPLKLPMPDPGELEEKFAIVLNSMNLPPDKARLLRQYDNEKKWELICDQERFQVKNPPHTYIQKLKSYLDPAVTRKKFRRRVQESTQVLRELEISLRTNHIGWVREFLNEENKGLDVLVEYLSFAQYAVTFDGDSVENGTENAVDKSKSWSRSIEDLHGGSNLPSPITGNISRAGRHSTLRCNTLPSRRTLKNSRLVCKKDDVHVCIMCLRAIMNYQYGFNMVMSHPHAVNEIALSLNNKNPRTKALVLELLAAVCLVRGGHEIILSAFDNFKEVCSENQRFERLMEYFKNEDNNIDFMVACMQFINIVVHSVEDMNFRVHLQYDFTKLCLDEYLDKLKHTESDKLQVQIQAYLDNVFDVGALLEDAETKNAALERVEELEENLSHMTEKLQDTENEAMAKIVELEKQLMQKNKDLDSIREVYKDANTQVNTLRRMVKEKDEAIQRQSNLEKKIHELEKQGTIKIQKKSDGDIAILASASSTNGVLAGMEGTGGMHIGATIGLEGPSNGERPGMNIPPPPPPPPPMPASIPNGPSAVPEPPPPPPPPPPPPPLPGPATEVSVPLPPPPPPMAPPLPGCGSPTVIFNSGLAAVKIKKPIKTKFRMPVFNWVALKPNQINGTVFNEIDDERILEDLNVDEFEEMFKTRAQGPAIDVTSSKQKIIQKGPNKISLLDANRAKNLAITLRKVGKTPEEICRAIQIFDLRTLPVDFVECLMRFIPTEPEVKLLRQYEKERKPLESLTDEDRFMMQFSKIERLMQKMTIMAFVGNFCESVQMLTPQLHAIIAASVSIKSSQKLKKILEIILALGNYMNSSKRGAVYGFKLQSLDLLLDTKSTDRKITLLHYIANVVKEKYQQVSLFYNELHYVEKAAAVSLENVLLDVKELQRGMDLTKREYSMHGHNTLLKDFIQHNESKLKKLQEDAKIAQDAFDEAVKFFGESSKTMPPSVFFPVFVRFVKAYRQAEEENEQRKRQEQMMMEKLLEQEAMMGQEDQKSPSHKNKRQQQELIAELRKKQVKDSRHVYEGKDGAIEDIITDLRNQPYRRADAVRRSVRRRFDDQNLRPINNAEVVM